The following proteins are co-located in the Streptomyces bottropensis ATCC 25435 genome:
- a CDS encoding helix-turn-helix transcriptional regulator, translated as MATDPSYPLGTVWPEKADLRSALRILRRSTGLPLAFAGLVEPGPGQLRISELQGHRTTALSGLAVHAGNGLGGRTVALARPCWVTDYSLSRQISHEYDAAVAAEGIRSVLAVPVVVRRQVRGVLYGALRAAQPLGDRTVGAALDAARDLEQALVVRDEARNLLVTARTTVEHGDSAGAWEEVREAHGALRALAPRIDDPALRAELLRVCGRLAGASPSGEVTGDRAVPAPGGGERTALTAREVDVLACVAMGATNAVAARRLGLRPETVKAYLRSAMRKLGAHTRLEAVVAARRAGQLP; from the coding sequence GTGGCAACCGATCCCTCGTATCCCCTCGGGACGGTCTGGCCGGAAAAGGCGGACCTGCGGAGCGCCCTGCGCATCCTGCGGCGGTCCACCGGGCTGCCCCTCGCCTTCGCCGGGCTGGTCGAGCCCGGCCCCGGGCAATTGCGCATCAGCGAACTCCAGGGCCACCGGACGACCGCGCTCAGCGGTCTCGCCGTGCACGCGGGCAACGGCCTCGGCGGCAGGACGGTGGCCCTGGCCCGCCCCTGCTGGGTGACCGACTACTCACTGTCACGCCAGATCAGTCACGAGTACGACGCCGCGGTCGCCGCCGAGGGCATCCGCTCCGTCCTCGCGGTCCCCGTCGTCGTACGGCGTCAGGTGCGCGGGGTGCTGTACGGCGCCCTGCGCGCGGCGCAGCCGCTGGGCGACCGCACGGTGGGTGCCGCGCTGGACGCGGCGCGGGACCTGGAGCAGGCGCTGGTGGTGCGGGACGAGGCACGGAACCTGCTGGTCACGGCCCGGACGACCGTCGAGCACGGAGACTCGGCCGGGGCGTGGGAGGAGGTCCGGGAGGCGCACGGAGCGCTGCGCGCGCTGGCCCCGCGCATCGACGATCCGGCGCTGCGGGCGGAGCTGCTGCGGGTGTGCGGACGGCTCGCGGGCGCGTCCCCCTCCGGCGAGGTCACAGGCGATCGGGCCGTGCCCGCCCCGGGCGGCGGTGAGCGGACCGCCCTCACCGCGCGTGAGGTGGATGTGCTGGCCTGTGTGGCGATGGGCGCGACGAACGCGGTCGCGGCGCGGCGGCTGGGACTGCGTCCGGAGACCGTGAAGGCGTATCTGCGGTCGGCCATGCGGAAGCTCGGGGCGCACACCCGTCTGGAGGCGGTGGTGGCCGCCCGGCGGGCGGGGCAGCTGCCGTAG
- a CDS encoding AMP-binding protein produces the protein MSARTSATDEFRAARDFLLAHREDYATAYEGFTWPRPEYFNWALDWFDVIARGNDRAALHIVEEDGTETVVSFAEMSERSSRVANRLRDRGVRADDRILVMLGNQAELWETALAAMKLRAVVIPATPLLGPADLRDRVERGRVRHVIVRAEDAPKFADVPGRYTRTTVGGTVDGWRPYEEAYAAPARFEPNGPTNASDPLMLYFTSGTTARPKLVEHTHVSYPVGHLATMYWIGLKPGDVHLNISSPGWAKHAWSNLFAPWNAEATVFIHNYTRFDAGRLLSEMDRAGVTTFCAPPTVWRMLIQADLTQLRTPPREVVAAGEPLNPEVIEQVRRAWGVDIRDGFGQTETAVQVSNSPGQEVKTGSMGRPGPGFEVVLLDPVSGAPGADEGEIALDLSNRPVGVMTGYHGDPDRTAEAMAGGFYRTGDIGSRDEDGYITYVGRADDVFKASDYKISPFELESALLEHDAVAEAAVVPAPDELRLAVPKAYIVLAAGWEPGPDTAKVLFEHSRTVLAPYKRLRRLEFGDLPKTVSGKIRRIQLREATAAGSDAEYREEDFR, from the coding sequence ATGTCGGCGAGGACGAGCGCCACGGACGAGTTCCGGGCGGCCCGGGACTTCCTGCTGGCCCATCGTGAGGACTACGCCACGGCCTACGAGGGCTTCACCTGGCCACGCCCCGAGTACTTCAACTGGGCGCTCGACTGGTTCGACGTGATCGCACGCGGGAACGACCGCGCGGCGCTGCACATCGTCGAGGAGGACGGCACCGAGACCGTGGTCTCCTTCGCCGAGATGTCCGAGCGCTCGTCCCGGGTCGCCAACCGGCTGCGGGACCGGGGCGTCCGCGCCGACGACCGTATCCTCGTCATGCTCGGCAACCAGGCGGAGTTGTGGGAGACGGCCCTCGCCGCGATGAAGCTGCGGGCCGTCGTCATCCCCGCCACCCCGCTGCTCGGCCCCGCCGACCTGCGCGACCGGGTGGAGCGCGGCCGGGTCAGGCACGTGATCGTACGGGCCGAGGACGCCCCCAAGTTCGCGGACGTGCCCGGCCGTTACACCCGTACGACGGTCGGCGGCACGGTGGACGGCTGGCGGCCGTACGAGGAGGCGTACGCGGCCCCCGCCCGGTTCGAGCCGAACGGGCCGACCAACGCCTCCGACCCGCTGATGCTGTACTTCACCTCGGGCACGACCGCCCGGCCCAAGCTGGTCGAGCACACCCATGTGTCGTACCCCGTGGGCCACTTGGCGACCATGTACTGGATCGGCCTCAAGCCCGGCGACGTGCATCTGAACATCTCCTCGCCCGGCTGGGCCAAGCACGCCTGGTCCAACCTCTTCGCCCCCTGGAACGCGGAGGCGACGGTGTTCATCCACAACTACACCCGCTTCGACGCGGGCCGGCTGCTGTCGGAGATGGACCGCGCCGGCGTCACCACCTTCTGCGCCCCGCCGACCGTGTGGCGGATGCTGATCCAGGCCGACCTCACCCAGCTGAGGACCCCGCCCCGGGAGGTCGTCGCCGCCGGCGAACCCCTCAACCCCGAGGTGATCGAGCAGGTGCGCCGCGCCTGGGGCGTGGACATCCGCGACGGCTTCGGCCAGACCGAGACCGCCGTCCAGGTCTCCAACAGCCCCGGCCAGGAAGTCAAGACCGGCTCGATGGGCCGGCCCGGCCCCGGCTTCGAGGTCGTCCTCCTCGACCCCGTCTCGGGCGCCCCCGGCGCCGACGAGGGAGAGATCGCCCTCGACCTCTCCAACCGCCCGGTCGGTGTCATGACCGGTTACCACGGCGACCCGGACCGTACGGCGGAGGCGATGGCCGGCGGCTTCTACCGCACCGGTGACATCGGCTCCCGCGACGAGGACGGCTACATCACCTACGTGGGGCGCGCGGACGACGTGTTCAAGGCCAGCGACTACAAGATCAGCCCCTTCGAGCTGGAGAGCGCCCTGCTGGAGCACGACGCGGTCGCCGAGGCGGCCGTCGTGCCGGCGCCGGACGAGCTGCGCCTCGCCGTGCCGAAGGCGTACATCGTGCTGGCGGCAGGCTGGGAGCCGGGCCCGGACACCGCGAAGGTGCTGTTCGAGCACTCCCGGACCGTCCTCGCCCCCTACAAGCGGCTCCGCCGCCTGGAGTTCGGCGACCTGCCGAAGACCGTGTCCGGCAAGATCCGCCGTATCCAGCTGCGCGAGGCCACGGCCGCGGGCTCGGACGCGGAGTACCGCGAGGAGGACTTCCGGTGA
- a CDS encoding AMP-binding protein: MSGELSYTHGTGGTALLGDTIGVNLDRAVEAWPDREMLVDLPSGRRWTYARFAADVDALAYALRASGVDKGDRVGIWAVNCPEWVLVQYATARIGAIMVNINPAYRTHEVEYVLEQAGVSLLFASLSHKASDYRAMVEEVRTRCPRLRETVYFGDPSWDALIARGTPVPFEDLSCDDPINIQYTSGTTGFPKGATLSHHNILNNGYFVGESLAYTERDRICVPVPFYHCFGMVMGNLAATSHGACVVIPAPSFDARATLEAVQRERCTSLYGVPTMFIAELNLPDFGAYDLSSLRTGIMAGSPCPVEVMKRVVTEMHMREVSICYGMTETSPVSTQTRRDDDLEHRTATVGRVLPHIEVKVVDPVTGVTRPRGTAGELCTRGYSVMLGYWEEPEKTAEAVDPGRWMHTGDLATMREDGYVEIVGRIKDMIIRGGENIYPREIEEFLYGHPKIADVQVVGVPHERYGEEVLACVIPHEGAEPLTLEELRAYCDGQLAHYKIPSALRVLDSFPMTVSGKVRKIELRERYAAG; the protein is encoded by the coding sequence GTGAGCGGCGAGCTGTCCTACACCCACGGCACCGGTGGCACCGCCCTGCTCGGCGACACCATCGGCGTCAACCTCGACCGCGCGGTCGAGGCCTGGCCCGACCGCGAGATGCTCGTCGACCTGCCCTCCGGTCGCCGCTGGACGTACGCCCGGTTCGCCGCCGACGTCGACGCGCTGGCGTACGCGCTGCGCGCGAGCGGCGTCGACAAGGGCGACCGGGTCGGCATCTGGGCCGTCAACTGTCCGGAGTGGGTGCTCGTCCAGTACGCCACCGCCCGCATCGGCGCGATCATGGTGAACATCAACCCGGCCTACCGCACCCACGAGGTCGAGTACGTCCTCGAACAGGCGGGCGTGTCCCTGCTCTTCGCCTCGCTCAGCCACAAGGCGAGCGACTACCGGGCGATGGTCGAGGAAGTGCGCACCCGCTGTCCGAGGCTGCGGGAGACCGTCTACTTCGGGGACCCGAGCTGGGACGCGCTGATCGCGCGCGGGACACCGGTGCCGTTCGAGGACCTGTCCTGCGACGACCCCATCAACATCCAGTACACCTCCGGCACCACCGGCTTCCCCAAGGGGGCGACCCTCTCCCACCACAACATCCTCAACAACGGCTACTTCGTGGGGGAGTCGCTCGCCTACACCGAGCGGGACCGGATCTGTGTGCCCGTGCCCTTCTACCACTGCTTCGGCATGGTGATGGGCAACCTCGCGGCCACCTCGCACGGCGCCTGCGTCGTCATCCCGGCCCCGTCCTTCGACGCGAGGGCCACCCTGGAGGCCGTCCAGCGCGAGCGCTGCACCTCCCTGTACGGCGTACCGACCATGTTCATCGCGGAGCTGAACCTCCCCGACTTCGGCGCGTACGACCTCTCCTCCCTGCGCACCGGCATCATGGCGGGCTCGCCCTGCCCGGTGGAGGTGATGAAGCGGGTGGTCACCGAGATGCACATGAGGGAGGTCTCGATCTGCTACGGCATGACCGAGACCTCGCCCGTGTCCACCCAGACCCGGCGCGACGACGACCTGGAACACCGCACCGCCACCGTCGGCCGCGTCCTGCCGCACATCGAGGTGAAGGTCGTCGACCCGGTGACCGGGGTGACGCGACCACGCGGCACCGCAGGGGAGTTGTGCACCCGCGGCTACAGCGTGATGCTCGGCTACTGGGAGGAACCGGAGAAGACCGCCGAGGCCGTCGACCCCGGCCGGTGGATGCACACCGGCGACCTGGCGACCATGCGCGAGGACGGATACGTCGAGATCGTCGGACGGATCAAGGACATGATCATCCGGGGTGGCGAGAACATCTACCCGCGCGAGATCGAGGAGTTCCTGTACGGCCACCCGAAGATCGCCGACGTCCAGGTGGTGGGGGTGCCGCACGAGCGGTACGGCGAGGAGGTGCTGGCTTGCGTCATCCCGCACGAGGGCGCCGAACCGCTCACCCTGGAGGAGCTACGGGCCTACTGCGACGGGCAGTTGGCGCACTACAAGATCCCGAGCGCGCTCCGTGTCCTGGACTCCTTCCCGATGACGGTGTCGGGGAAGGTGCGGAAGATCGAGTTGCGGGAGCGGTACGCCGCCGGATAG
- the gcl gene encoding glyoxylate carboligase, with amino-acid sequence MARMTAARAAVEILKREGVRDAFGVPGAAINPFYAALKAAGGIQHTLARHVEGASHMAEGYTRTRPGNIGVCLGTSGPAGTDMITGLYSATGDSVPILCVTGQAPTAVIHKEDFQAVDIASIAGPVTKMAVTVLEAAQVPGVFQQAFHLMRSGRPGPVLVDLPIDVQLTEIEFDPDTYAPLPVYKPVATRAQIEKAIGLLNASQRPLIVAGGGVINADASELLVEFAELTGVPVVPTLMGWGVLPDDHELNAGMVGLQTSHRYGNATFLESDFVLGIGNRWANRHTGKLDVYTAGRRFVHVDIEPTQIGRIFAPDYGIASDARAALELFVTVARESQADGLLPDRSAWAADAQDRKARLQRRTHFDDIPIKPQRVYEEMNRAFGPETRYVSTIGLSQIAGAQMLHVHRPRHWINCGQAGPLGWTVPAALGVAKADPEASVVALSGDYDFQFMIEELAVGAQHRIPYIHVLVNNAYLGLIRQAQRAFDIDFQVNLEFENVNSPELGVYGVDHVKVAEGLGCKAIRVTDPAELGAALEEAKKLAARYRVPVVVEVILERVTDIAMSTTNDIGDVTEFEEIATEPGHAPTSIGSLRV; translated from the coding sequence ATGGCTCGTATGACCGCTGCCCGCGCGGCAGTCGAGATCCTCAAGCGCGAGGGTGTCCGTGACGCGTTCGGTGTCCCCGGCGCGGCGATCAACCCCTTCTACGCGGCCCTGAAGGCCGCCGGCGGGATCCAGCACACCCTGGCCCGGCACGTCGAAGGCGCGTCGCACATGGCCGAGGGTTACACCCGCACCCGTCCCGGCAACATCGGCGTGTGCCTCGGCACCTCCGGGCCCGCCGGGACCGACATGATCACCGGCCTCTACTCGGCCACCGGCGACTCCGTCCCGATCCTCTGCGTCACGGGCCAGGCGCCCACGGCCGTGATCCACAAGGAGGACTTCCAGGCGGTCGACATCGCCTCCATCGCCGGGCCGGTCACCAAGATGGCCGTGACCGTGCTGGAGGCCGCGCAGGTCCCCGGAGTGTTCCAGCAGGCCTTCCACCTGATGCGCTCGGGCCGTCCGGGGCCGGTCCTCGTCGACCTGCCGATCGACGTCCAGCTCACCGAGATCGAGTTCGACCCCGACACCTACGCGCCGCTGCCGGTCTACAAGCCGGTCGCCACCCGTGCCCAGATCGAGAAGGCGATCGGGCTGCTGAACGCGTCGCAGCGGCCGCTGATCGTCGCCGGCGGCGGTGTCATCAATGCCGACGCGTCCGAACTCCTCGTGGAGTTCGCCGAGTTGACGGGCGTTCCGGTGGTGCCCACGCTCATGGGCTGGGGCGTCCTGCCCGACGACCACGAGCTGAACGCCGGCATGGTCGGTCTGCAGACCTCGCACCGCTACGGCAACGCGACCTTCCTGGAGTCCGACTTCGTCCTCGGCATCGGCAACCGCTGGGCCAACCGGCACACCGGCAAGCTGGACGTCTACACGGCCGGACGGAGGTTCGTTCACGTCGACATCGAGCCCACCCAGATCGGCCGGATCTTCGCCCCCGACTACGGCATCGCCTCCGACGCCCGGGCCGCGCTGGAGCTGTTCGTCACGGTGGCACGGGAGTCGCAGGCGGACGGCCTTCTGCCGGACCGCTCCGCGTGGGCGGCCGACGCGCAGGACCGCAAGGCCCGCCTCCAGCGCCGTACGCACTTCGACGACATCCCGATCAAGCCGCAGCGCGTGTACGAGGAGATGAACAGGGCGTTCGGCCCCGAGACCCGGTACGTCTCCACCATCGGCCTCTCCCAGATCGCCGGCGCCCAGATGCTGCACGTCCACCGTCCGCGCCACTGGATCAACTGCGGCCAGGCGGGCCCGCTCGGCTGGACGGTCCCGGCCGCGCTCGGCGTGGCGAAGGCCGACCCGGAGGCGTCCGTGGTCGCCCTGTCCGGCGACTACGACTTCCAGTTCATGATCGAGGAGCTGGCGGTCGGGGCACAGCATCGCATCCCGTACATTCACGTCCTGGTCAACAACGCCTACCTGGGCCTCATCCGCCAGGCCCAGCGCGCCTTCGACATCGACTTCCAGGTCAACCTGGAGTTCGAGAACGTCAACTCGCCCGAGCTGGGCGTCTACGGCGTCGACCACGTGAAGGTCGCCGAGGGGCTCGGCTGCAAGGCGATCCGGGTGACCGACCCGGCCGAGCTGGGCGCCGCCCTCGAAGAGGCGAAGAAGCTCGCGGCCCGGTACCGGGTGCCGGTCGTCGTCGAGGTGATCCTGGAGCGCGTCACCGACATCGCGATGTCCACGACCAACGACATCGGCGACGTGACGGAGTTCGAGGAGATCGCGACGGAGCCGGGCCACGCGCCCACGTCGATCGGGTCGTTGCGGGTCTGA
- a CDS encoding 2-hydroxy-3-oxopropionate reductase, whose translation MSNLPKVAWIGLGIMGSPMSENLIKAGYDVTGHTLEQDKLDRLTAAGGTAAASVAEAVGDADVVITMVPASAQVEAIAYGPGGILENAGPGTLLIDMSSITPRTSVDLAKAAREKGIRVLDAPVSGGEAGAVEAVLSIMVGGERADFTEAEPVFEALGRTVVLCGPHGAGQTVKAANQLIVAVNIQACAEAVVFLERSGVDLAAALDVLNGGLAGSTVLTRKKNNFLNRDFQPGFRVDLHHKDLGIVTDAARAVGAALPVGAVVTQLVASLRAQGDGGLDHSALLRAVERLSGARV comes from the coding sequence ATGAGCAATCTCCCCAAGGTCGCGTGGATAGGTCTCGGCATCATGGGGTCCCCCATGTCGGAGAACCTGATCAAGGCGGGTTACGACGTCACGGGCCACACCCTGGAGCAGGACAAGCTCGACCGGCTGACCGCCGCCGGCGGGACCGCGGCGGCCTCCGTCGCCGAGGCCGTGGGCGACGCCGACGTCGTCATCACGATGGTGCCCGCCTCTGCGCAGGTCGAGGCCATCGCGTACGGCCCCGGCGGCATCCTGGAGAACGCCGGGCCCGGCACGCTGCTGATCGACATGTCGTCCATCACCCCGCGGACCTCCGTCGACCTGGCGAAGGCCGCGCGGGAGAAGGGCATCCGGGTGCTCGACGCCCCGGTGTCCGGCGGCGAGGCGGGCGCGGTCGAGGCCGTGCTGTCCATCATGGTCGGCGGCGAACGGGCCGACTTCACCGAGGCCGAGCCGGTCTTCGAGGCGCTCGGCAGGACCGTCGTGCTGTGCGGTCCGCACGGCGCCGGGCAGACCGTGAAGGCCGCGAACCAGCTGATCGTCGCCGTGAACATCCAGGCGTGCGCCGAGGCCGTGGTCTTCCTGGAGAGGTCGGGCGTGGACCTGGCGGCCGCCCTCGACGTCCTGAACGGCGGGCTCGCGGGCTCGACCGTGTTGACCCGCAAGAAGAACAACTTCCTGAACCGCGACTTCCAGCCGGGCTTCCGCGTCGACCTGCACCACAAGGACCTGGGCATCGTCACCGACGCCGCCCGCGCCGTGGGCGCCGCGCTGCCCGTGGGCGCCGTGGTGACCCAGCTGGTCGCCTCACTGCGCGCCCAGGGCGACGGCGGCCTGGACCACTCGGCCCTGCTGCGGGCCGTGGAGCGCCTCTCCGGCGCCCGCGTCTGA